A single window of Rhodamnia argentea isolate NSW1041297 chromosome 5, ASM2092103v1, whole genome shotgun sequence DNA harbors:
- the LOC115751602 gene encoding aspartyl protease family protein At5g10770-like isoform X2 — protein sequence MCMGRKMVNREGDDKYVVELKSLTPPTTCKGQVNGRGLTLAHRQGPCSPLAANRQSRNSKVIFRRDQSRVRSMNILGQPSMPTSGDYGENAQLPIRGATPGAGEYVVTIGLGTPKVDLTLIFDTSSDITWTQCEPCLSCYRQQDPMFDPSKSSTYSNPPCKESDCPYSIVYADGSQSNGYYVQDLLTLTPEYQFPDFIFGCSQNNSGDFGRTAGMLGLGQGGATFISHVASKFSNIFCYCIPGSESSNGYLLFGMEALSNCQTNNITPLIIDQNNPSFYFVNLVGIAFGNQKFSLSSQSPPPRTIIDSGTTITRLPPPIYSAIRSEFVRYMSSYPATKPASTLVNTCYDLRGQENVILPKMVLQFENTDVSLDPSAVVWRESDAQVCLAVAPSRRSSNLVIIGNVQQRNLKILYNIQDNKVEFGNGGCDA from the coding sequence GTCAAGTAAACGGACGTGGATTGACATTGGCACACAGGCAGGGACCCTGCTCGCCGCTTGCCGCGAACCGTCAATCCCGCAATTCTAAGGTCATCTTTCGCCGAGACCAATCGCGGGTCCGTTCCATGAACATCCTGGGACAACCTAGCATGCCGACCTCTGGGGATTATGGTGAGAACGCCCAGCTGCCGATTCGTGGCGCCACTCCCGGAGCGGGCGAGTACGTGGTCACCATCGGCCTTGGGACCCCAAAAGTCGACCTGACCCTAATCTTTGACACGAGCAGCGACATCACATGGACCCAATGTGAACCTTGTCTTAGTTGCTATCGTCAGCAAGACCCAATGTTTGATCCATCCAAGTCCTCCACATACTCAAACCCACCATGCAAGGAATCGGATTGCCCCTACTCGATCGTCTACGCCGACGGATCGCAATCCAACGGTTACTACGTCCAAGATCTGCTCACCCTCACTCCGGAGTACCAGTTCCCGGACTTCATCTTCGGTTGCAGCCAAAATAATAGCGGCGACTTTGGTCGCACGGCCGGTATGCTAGGCCTCGGACAAGGAGGCGCGACCTTCATCTCGCACGTAGCGTCAAAATTTTCCAATATCTTCTGCTACTGCATCCCTGGCAGTGAGAGCTCCAATGGGTACTTACTTTTTGGGATGGAAGCCCTTAGTAATTGCCAAACAAACAACATCACACCTCTCATAATTGACCAAAACAACccatctttttattttgtcaaccTGGTTGGTATTGCCTTTGGGAATCAGAAATTTAGCCTCTCTTCGCAGTCTCCACCTCCTAGGACCATCATAGACTCCGGGACTACCATCACCCGGTTGCCGCCCCCGATTTACTCGGCCATTCGCTCGGAGTTTGTCAGGTACATGTCCAGCTATCCCGCGACAAAGCCTGCATCGACACTGGTGAACACCTGCTATGATCTTCGGGGTCAAGAGAATGTGATCTTGCCGAAGATGGTCCTGCAATTTGAGAATACCGATGTTAGCTTGGACCCGTCCGCCGTAGTTTGGCGAGAGAGCGACGCGCAAGTTTGCTTGGCCGTTGCGCCAAGCCGGAGATCGAGTAATCTGGTCATAATCGGCAACGTGCAGCAGCGAAACCTGAAGATACTTTATAACATTCAAGATAACAAGGTTGAGTTTGGGAATGGTGGATGCGACGCTTGA
- the LOC115751602 gene encoding aspartyl protease family protein At5g10770-like isoform X1 — protein sequence MASYTSLHLLLHLLLVLLFSGHEVEKRCAWGREMVYREEDDKYVVEMNSMMPATICKGQVNGRGLTLAHRQGPCSPLAANRQSRNSKVIFRRDQSRVRSMNILGQPSMPTSGDYGENAQLPIRGATPGAGEYVVTIGLGTPKVDLTLIFDTSSDITWTQCEPCLSCYRQQDPMFDPSKSSTYSNPPCKESDCPYSIVYADGSQSNGYYVQDLLTLTPEYQFPDFIFGCSQNNSGDFGRTAGMLGLGQGGATFISHVASKFSNIFCYCIPGSESSNGYLLFGMEALSNCQTNNITPLIIDQNNPSFYFVNLVGIAFGNQKFSLSSQSPPPRTIIDSGTTITRLPPPIYSAIRSEFVRYMSSYPATKPASTLVNTCYDLRGQENVILPKMVLQFENTDVSLDPSAVVWRESDAQVCLAVAPSRRSSNLVIIGNVQQRNLKILYNIQDNKVEFGNGGCDA from the exons ATGGCCAGCTACACttctctccatcttcttcttcatcttctcctcgTCCTGCTTTTCTCTGGTCACGAAGTTGAGAAGAGATGTGCATGGGGAAGGGAAATGGTGTATCGTGAAGAGGATGACAAGTATGTTGTCGAAATGAATTCGATGATGCCGGCAACTATTTGCAAAG GTCAAGTAAACGGACGTGGATTGACATTGGCACACAGGCAGGGACCCTGCTCGCCGCTTGCCGCGAACCGTCAATCCCGCAATTCTAAGGTCATCTTTCGCCGAGACCAATCGCGGGTCCGTTCCATGAACATCCTGGGACAACCTAGCATGCCGACCTCTGGGGATTATGGTGAGAACGCCCAGCTGCCGATTCGTGGCGCCACTCCCGGAGCGGGCGAGTACGTGGTCACCATCGGCCTTGGGACCCCAAAAGTCGACCTGACCCTAATCTTTGACACGAGCAGCGACATCACATGGACCCAATGTGAACCTTGTCTTAGTTGCTATCGTCAGCAAGACCCAATGTTTGATCCATCCAAGTCCTCCACATACTCAAACCCACCATGCAAGGAATCGGATTGCCCCTACTCGATCGTCTACGCCGACGGATCGCAATCCAACGGTTACTACGTCCAAGATCTGCTCACCCTCACTCCGGAGTACCAGTTCCCGGACTTCATCTTCGGTTGCAGCCAAAATAATAGCGGCGACTTTGGTCGCACGGCCGGTATGCTAGGCCTCGGACAAGGAGGCGCGACCTTCATCTCGCACGTAGCGTCAAAATTTTCCAATATCTTCTGCTACTGCATCCCTGGCAGTGAGAGCTCCAATGGGTACTTACTTTTTGGGATGGAAGCCCTTAGTAATTGCCAAACAAACAACATCACACCTCTCATAATTGACCAAAACAACccatctttttattttgtcaaccTGGTTGGTATTGCCTTTGGGAATCAGAAATTTAGCCTCTCTTCGCAGTCTCCACCTCCTAGGACCATCATAGACTCCGGGACTACCATCACCCGGTTGCCGCCCCCGATTTACTCGGCCATTCGCTCGGAGTTTGTCAGGTACATGTCCAGCTATCCCGCGACAAAGCCTGCATCGACACTGGTGAACACCTGCTATGATCTTCGGGGTCAAGAGAATGTGATCTTGCCGAAGATGGTCCTGCAATTTGAGAATACCGATGTTAGCTTGGACCCGTCCGCCGTAGTTTGGCGAGAGAGCGACGCGCAAGTTTGCTTGGCCGTTGCGCCAAGCCGGAGATCGAGTAATCTGGTCATAATCGGCAACGTGCAGCAGCGAAACCTGAAGATACTTTATAACATTCAAGATAACAAGGTTGAGTTTGGGAATGGTGGATGCGACGCTTGA